The proteins below come from a single Acidimicrobiia bacterium genomic window:
- a CDS encoding amidase, which produces MSGTEPWNLDLTSAVDLIGKGAFDASDVVESCLRRTAAVEPIVQAFAERDDDRAIARARSLDAVPRDRRGRLHGIPIGIKDVMDAEGFRTRAGSAVLGDAAAADGNAPAVDCLVDAGGVVVGKTTTHEFAYGCETPPTRNPWDPDRIAGGSSGGSAAAVASGECLGALGSDSGGSIRIPAALCGITGLRPLVGSIPLDRTVPFSRTHDTVGPIARTAADVALMWSVLSGEVIAPVADLTETTIAAPGDLASLGTFNSDVLTAYEEAIDVLARHGATRRDAALPKFAEWSASRTAVVLSEFLAAHTHAGWYPSRRERYSAELQRYFARAEEIRGADLVLAHRELDTLAHRFRRGLGDADALILPTVSIDAPYAASIDSSQGVGITENTMRLLQTTAPVSYTGLASLTVPCGMSDNGLPLGVQIIGRTEQAVLSIGLAYQQVTDFHTRRPPIPA; this is translated from the coding sequence AGCGTTCGCTGAGCGTGACGACGACCGGGCCATAGCTCGTGCCCGATCACTCGATGCGGTTCCGCGCGATCGACGGGGTCGTCTCCACGGCATTCCCATCGGCATCAAGGATGTGATGGACGCTGAGGGGTTCCGGACGCGTGCCGGCTCGGCCGTGCTCGGCGACGCCGCTGCGGCCGACGGCAACGCGCCCGCCGTCGATTGCCTCGTTGACGCCGGCGGTGTTGTGGTCGGCAAGACGACAACCCATGAGTTCGCGTACGGGTGTGAGACACCACCGACCCGCAACCCGTGGGATCCCGACCGGATCGCGGGAGGCTCGAGTGGCGGCTCGGCCGCGGCGGTCGCCTCGGGCGAATGCCTTGGCGCACTCGGTTCCGACAGCGGAGGCTCGATCCGGATCCCCGCCGCCCTGTGTGGCATCACAGGCTTGCGGCCGCTTGTTGGGTCGATCCCGCTCGATCGCACTGTGCCGTTCTCGCGCACCCACGACACCGTTGGCCCGATCGCTCGCACCGCCGCCGATGTCGCGCTGATGTGGTCGGTGCTGTCCGGCGAGGTGATCGCCCCTGTGGCCGACCTCACCGAGACAACGATCGCTGCGCCCGGCGATCTCGCGTCCCTCGGGACCTTCAATTCCGATGTGCTTACGGCCTACGAGGAAGCGATCGATGTGTTGGCTCGCCACGGAGCGACCCGGCGCGATGCGGCCCTTCCGAAATTCGCCGAGTGGAGTGCAAGCCGGACGGCCGTCGTCCTGTCCGAATTCCTCGCGGCACACACCCACGCTGGCTGGTACCCGAGCCGTCGCGAGCGGTACTCGGCGGAACTCCAGCGCTACTTCGCCAGGGCAGAGGAGATCCGTGGTGCCGACCTCGTCCTTGCCCACCGGGAGCTCGATACCCTCGCCCACCGCTTTCGACGCGGCCTCGGGGACGCAGACGCCCTCATCCTCCCGACGGTTTCCATCGACGCGCCATACGCGGCATCGATCGACAGTTCACAAGGAGTCGGTATCACGGAGAACACCATGCGGTTGCTCCAGACAACCGCGCCGGTGAGCTACACGGGACTGGCCTCCCTGACCGTGCCATGCGGCATGTCGGACAATGGCCTTCCGCTCGGCGTGCAGATCATCGGGCGAACCGAACAGGCAGTGCTTTCGATCGGCCTCGCCTACCAGCAGGTCACCGACTTCCACACGAGGCGCCCTCCGATTCCGGCCTGA
- a CDS encoding GYD domain-containing protein — protein sequence MQKYIYLTNWTDQGAKDTTNSIHRATAAIDTMQTFGARIYEAYWTTGPYDLVFMAEVPDAETAHTVTLALSRNGNVRAHAMRAFDRSEMLSIVAALQPREDER from the coding sequence ATGCAGAAGTACATCTACCTCACGAATTGGACCGACCAGGGTGCCAAGGACACGACGAACAGCATTCACCGGGCCACGGCTGCCATCGACACGATGCAGACCTTCGGGGCACGCATCTACGAGGCCTACTGGACGACCGGCCCGTACGATCTCGTGTTCATGGCCGAAGTTCCCGACGCCGAAACGGCCCACACGGTGACCCTCGCCCTGTCACGAAACGGCAATGTTCGGGCCCACGCGATGCGCGCCTTCGATCGGTCCGAGATGCTGTCGATCGTTGCTGCGCTCCAACCCCGGGAAGACGAGCGCTGA
- a CDS encoding GntR family transcriptional regulator has translation MVSENIKVENAHATTTPVGDTHRALHEVAAERIRAAILNGTLYPGERLVEDRLAQELNVSRHPIREALRTLQLEGFVDIEPRRGATVSRVSTEEASELFEVLMALDGLAARSAASAIGPEILAQIDTILADATAILDASTSLSQSDLAELADLNLRFHTLITRAGGNRQLLDTMTPLRDRIQWIQTAVNRRRPELSWSEHRSIREAIGSGDGDRAESLARAHIEAARITYLAQRSATGSGRI, from the coding sequence ATGGTCAGCGAGAACATCAAAGTGGAAAACGCTCACGCGACCACAACCCCGGTTGGTGACACGCATCGCGCGCTCCATGAGGTTGCCGCCGAACGCATCCGGGCCGCGATCCTCAACGGCACCCTCTACCCGGGAGAGCGCCTCGTCGAGGATCGGCTCGCCCAAGAGCTCAATGTCTCACGCCACCCGATCCGAGAGGCCCTCCGAACGCTCCAACTCGAGGGATTCGTCGACATCGAGCCCCGGCGCGGTGCCACCGTGTCGCGGGTATCCACCGAAGAAGCGAGCGAGCTCTTCGAGGTCCTCATGGCGCTCGACGGGCTTGCCGCACGGTCTGCCGCATCAGCGATAGGGCCCGAGATTCTGGCGCAGATCGATACGATCCTCGCGGACGCCACGGCGATTCTCGACGCGTCGACCTCACTGTCGCAGAGCGATCTTGCCGAGCTCGCCGATCTCAACCTCCGGTTCCATACGCTGATCACGAGGGCGGGAGGGAACCGGCAGCTCCTCGACACGATGACACCCTTGCGGGATCGGATCCAGTGGATCCAGACTGCGGTGAACCGGCGCAGGCCGGAGCTGTCGTGGTCAGAGCACCGGTCCATTCGCGAGGCCATCGGCTCGGGTGATGGCGATCGGGCAGAGTCGCTCGCACGCGCCCACATCGAAGCGGCGCGCATCACCTATCTCGCGCAGCGCTCCGCAACCGGCAGCGGGCGCATCTGA
- a CDS encoding thiamine pyrophosphate-binding protein, translated as MTRNASTDIVAALESHGVEYVFGVPGDTSLPLYDALRESRSVTHVMARDERGAAYMAEVYARVSGRPGVCEAPSGAGAFYLIPGVAEAYASSIAMIALTTDIPLKTKGKNVLTEMDQEGLFDSVTKWSVQLRRPDRAAEAIHKAMRIATSGRAGPVHISLPEDVLGTPTEGAPDPTRPPKVTTFPSLRSGASAEDLRRAAELLGRAERPVIVAGGGTRISGAWAELTRVAELSGAMVGTSITGKGSIDERHPNSLGVVGGNGARPYANEAIERADLVMFVGCKTDSVTTMKWTLPPAGGTQVIQVDVDPKEVGANYPLELGVNADAKVFLGDLAATLPTDEPVSPWLDVEPARAGWLGSYRGLFESDDIPINPYRVIDALKRLLPREALIVADAGTGTPLTAAFIDSPPGREVIIPRGFGGLGYALPGVVGAAYASRSSQVVGIMGDGSFAMAAGDLETIARLSIPVLLVQFNNATFGWIKALQHYHSDQRYFGVDFSAQTDYVGVARAFGIDGIRVTHPDEIDTAIKEGLAEPRPFFIDIVTASEEETPPPVPDWFT; from the coding sequence ATGACGAGGAATGCATCGACCGACATCGTGGCCGCCCTCGAATCCCACGGGGTCGAATATGTCTTCGGTGTCCCAGGCGACACCTCGCTTCCGCTGTACGACGCGCTGCGCGAAAGCAGGTCGGTCACCCATGTGATGGCGCGCGACGAGCGGGGCGCCGCATACATGGCAGAGGTCTACGCGCGGGTCTCAGGTCGTCCCGGCGTGTGTGAGGCCCCTTCCGGTGCCGGGGCGTTCTATCTGATCCCCGGGGTCGCCGAGGCATACGCGAGTTCCATCGCCATGATCGCCCTCACAACCGACATCCCCCTCAAGACGAAGGGGAAGAATGTCCTGACCGAGATGGACCAGGAGGGCCTGTTCGACTCGGTGACGAAGTGGAGCGTCCAACTGCGCAGGCCGGACCGGGCCGCAGAGGCGATCCACAAGGCCATGAGAATCGCCACATCGGGTCGGGCCGGCCCCGTCCACATCTCGCTTCCCGAGGATGTGCTCGGTACCCCAACGGAAGGGGCCCCCGACCCGACGCGGCCCCCCAAGGTGACCACATTCCCGAGCCTCCGATCGGGGGCCTCAGCCGAGGACCTGCGCCGCGCCGCCGAGCTCCTCGGTCGTGCCGAACGACCGGTGATCGTCGCAGGGGGTGGGACACGGATCTCGGGTGCATGGGCGGAGCTCACAAGGGTTGCCGAGCTGAGCGGTGCAATGGTCGGTACCTCCATCACCGGCAAGGGGAGTATCGACGAGCGCCACCCCAACAGCCTCGGTGTCGTTGGCGGCAACGGTGCCCGTCCCTACGCGAATGAGGCCATCGAACGCGCCGACTTGGTGATGTTCGTCGGATGCAAGACCGACTCGGTCACGACGATGAAATGGACCCTGCCTCCGGCCGGTGGCACGCAGGTGATCCAAGTTGATGTGGATCCCAAGGAGGTCGGGGCGAACTATCCGCTCGAGCTCGGCGTGAACGCCGACGCGAAGGTGTTCCTCGGCGACCTTGCCGCGACACTCCCGACCGACGAACCGGTATCACCGTGGCTCGATGTGGAACCGGCGAGGGCAGGCTGGCTCGGCTCGTACCGGGGCCTGTTCGAATCAGATGACATCCCCATCAACCCCTACCGCGTCATCGATGCGCTCAAGCGACTTCTACCAAGGGAGGCGCTGATCGTGGCCGATGCGGGGACCGGAACACCGCTCACGGCCGCGTTCATCGACAGCCCACCGGGTCGTGAGGTCATCATCCCGAGGGGATTCGGTGGGCTTGGCTACGCACTCCCCGGCGTCGTCGGGGCCGCCTATGCGAGCCGGAGCAGCCAGGTGGTCGGCATCATGGGTGACGGCTCGTTTGCGATGGCGGCGGGTGATCTCGAGACGATTGCGCGACTTTCGATCCCCGTGCTCCTCGTCCAGTTCAACAACGCGACCTTCGGGTGGATCAAGGCCCTTCAGCACTACCACTCCGACCAGCGGTACTTCGGCGTCGATTTCTCAGCCCAGACGGACTATGTCGGCGTCGCAAGGGCGTTCGGGATCGACGGGATCCGTGTCACTCATCCCGACGAGATCGACACGGCCATCAAGGAGGGTCTGGCCGAGCCGAGGCCGTTCTTCATCGACATCGTCACGGCGAGCGAGGAGGAGACTCCCCCGCCGGTTCCCGACTGGTTCACCTGA